One window of Oncorhynchus masou masou isolate Uvic2021 chromosome 33, UVic_Omas_1.1, whole genome shotgun sequence genomic DNA carries:
- the LOC135527795 gene encoding inositol 1,4,5-trisphosphate receptor type 3-like isoform X4 has protein sequence MSDSMSSFLHIGDIVSLYAEGSVNGFISTLGLVDDRCVVEPAAGDLDNPPKKFRDCLFKVCPMNRYSAQKQFWKAKQAKHEKDKIADVVLLQKLQHASNLEQKQNETENKKVHGDVVKYGTVIQLLHMKSNKYLTVNKRLPALLEKNAMRVTLDGTGNEGSWIIIQPFWKLRANGDNVVVGDKVILNPVNAGQPLHASNYELSDHTGCKEVNSVNSNTSWKINLFMMFSDHKDEVLKGGDVVRLFHAEQEKFLTCDEYKVKLHVFLRTTLRQSATSATSSNALWEVEVVHHDPCRGGAGHWNTLYRFKHLATGSYLAAEENPGYKGDAVEIQTSVIDDTQDSRIKLKLLGERIKYKLSAMPHGNDIGSLFELDPTTLQKTDSFVPRNSYVRLRHLCTNTWMQSTNVPIDIDEERPIRLMLGTCPTKEDKEAFAIVSVPVMEIRDLDFANDASFMLSTVVDRFNEGFISPNDRRFAIKLLEDLVFFVVDTPNSGQVVLDVVMTKVNRERQKLMREQNILKQIFGILKAPFKDKGAEGPFLRLEELSDQKNSPYQYMFRLCYRVLRHSQQDYRKNQEHIAKQFGLMQSQIGYDILAEDTITALLHNNRKLLEKHITKKEVETFVSLVRKNREPRFLDYLSDLCVSNNVAISVTQELICKCVLDPRNQDILIKTERRVPKEMPHATEFMGMEEYADDDEVWLVWTDKTNEKQEKGIRQLAQEARQGNAHDENVLRYYRYQLKLYARICLDRQYLAIGEISKQLDVELIFLCMMDETLPFDLRASFCRLMLHTHVDRDPQELVTPVKFARLWTEIPTSITIKDYDSNMDDLRDNKKNKFANTMVFMEEHLNNILNDDLPFADEDKNKLTYEVVSLARHLIYFGFYSFFELLRLTRTLLGIIDCIPNPSLHPVLQDDGSGKNMKRSIHGVGQMMSTMVLTRKQSMLGGPGRGVSIIEGPNRSKDSIGKQDITVMDTKLKILEILQFILNVRLDYRLSFLLSVFKKEFVDVYPMADADATTSMEQAATINLQHIGDQAEAMFGVGKGNSILEVDDEGGRMFLRVLIHLTMHDYPPLVSGALQLLFKHFSQRQEVLHTFKQVQLLISGQDVDNYKLIKSDLDLLRTMVEKSELWVDKKSGSGGGEGKKDKDKNENVEMDLEDVTLKKEQSDKSNENYQKVREIMERLNKMCSTGVWKKQQRLLKNMGAHKVMLDLLQVSYDQHDTKMQGIIRCTHLFLQKFCMGNLENQVLLHKNLSLFLNPGLMEAETVQHIFSNNYQLCTEISENVLQHFVHCLATHGRHVQYLNFLHTIIKAEGKYVKKCQDMIMTELTNAGEDVVVFYNDKASFSTMLELMAESREGVQEHSPLRYHISLVELLSACAEGKNVYTEIKCTSLLPLEDVVRVVTHEDCITEVKVAYVNFVNHCYVDTEVEMKEIYTSNHIWKLFEDFIVDMARVCNKREKRLTDPILEKYIINVVFDTINAFFSSPFSENSTSLQTHHTTVTQLLQSSMRLLECPWLQQQHRGLVETCIRTLALTAKNRSISLPLDLESQITTMLSSSSLNSLSRSNYKSSSRSTRPSAPNNPWDYKNIIEKLQDIIGTLEQRLKPLLNAELSVLVDVLQKPELLFLEGTDARQRCESGGFISKLIQHTKALMNSDEKLCIKVLRILQEMLIRTLGFDEKGIALRKVLLQNYLFTNKKNNKAELVELGATGAEQERDWVAVAAVQCHLDREGGTKLFTDLIMSTKNNKIFQESIQMAICLMEGGNTEIQNSFYKLMMGDNKSEKFFKVLHDRMINAQMDIKANVSVSVGEMTNKDLQTGSDGSVLPGSVVPASESDQQETEMGPAVIIMKPILRFLQLLCENHNQDLQNFLRCQNNKTNYNLVCETLQFLDVMCGSTTGGLGLLGLYINESNVDLITQTLETLTEYCQGPCHENQTCIVAHESNGIDIITALILNDISPLCCYRMEMVLQLKDNASKLLLALMESRHDNENAERILFNLRPRELVEVIKKAYQQESECEVGVVSPQEVGHNIYILALQLARHNKILLNLLKPAKRTEAGEEGISSMLNLNNRPLSQMLKSTVPLEIEEQDPLEFYDQHTSQIEIVREDRSMEQIVFPIHPICEFLMEESKFRVFNTTEQDEQGSKVTHFFQQASFLHNEMEWQKKLRSMPVLFWFSRRMSTWGSISFNLAVFINLIIAFFYPYDSGQGAIDDSMLSMLFWGFLGLSVMGMFSQGYGLRPFTVALILRSIYYFGIGPTLILLGTLNLINKIVFVVSFVGNNGTFIMGYRAMVMDVEFLYHLAYVLTSTLGLCVHELFYSFLLFDLIYREETLFNVIKSVTRNGRSILLTALLAIILVYLFSIVGFLCLKNDFIMEVDPLPQITSGRHGNEEASQDFLNTCSRDGVSCTAKAGLLAELEAEENNSERACDTLLMCIVTVLNHGLRNGGGVGDVLRRPSKNETLFPARVIYDLLFYFIVIIIVLNLIFGVIIDTFADLRSEKQKKEEVLKTTCFICGLERDKFDNKTVSFEEHIKLEHNIWNYLYFIVLVREKNNTDYTGPESYVALMIKSKNLDWFPRMQAMSLVVTDGDADQNEMRNLQDRLTSTMNVVSQLTGQLTELKEQMTDQRKRRQRLGFVDVQSGGGAGAASMSPSVAGGNHPMSNKP, from the exons GTTAGTGGATGACAGATGTGTGGTAGAGCCAGCTGCAGGGGACCTGGACAATCCCCCCAAGAAGTTCAGAG ACTGCCTCTTCAAAGTGTGTCCCATGAACCGCTACTCTGCACAGAAACAGTTCTGGAAAGCCAAGCAGGCCAAGCATGAGAAGGACAAGATTGCTGATGTGGTGCTACTTCAGAAACTACAG CATGCCTCTAATCTGGAGCAAAAACAGAACGAGACCGAAAACAAGAAGGTCCATGGCGATGTAGTAAAATACGGCACTGTCATTCAG CTGCTGCATATGAAGAGTAATAAATACCTGACAGTGAATAAGCGTCTGCCTGCCCTGCTGGAGAAGAATGCCATGCGGGTCACCCTGGACGGGACGGGGAATGAGGGCTCCTGGATAATCATCCAACCCTTCTGGAAGCTAAGGGCCAACGGAGACAAT GTAGTGGTGGGAGACAAGGTGATCCTGAACCCAGTGAATGCAGGCCAGCCCCTACACGCCAGCAACTATGAGCTCTCCGACCACACTGGATGCAAAGAG GTGAACTCTGTGAACAGCAACACGAGCTGGAAGATCAACCTGTTCATGATGTTCAGTGACCATAAGGATGAGGTCTTGAAAGGA GGGGATGTGGTGCGGTTGTTCCATGCGGAGCAGGAGAAGTTCCTGACCTGTGACGAGTACAAGGTCAAGCTGCATGTGTTCCTCCGTACCACCCTGCGCCAGTCTGCTACCTCTGCCACCAGCTCCAATGCCCTGTGGGAAGTGGAg gtgGTGCATCATGATCCGTGTCGAGGAGGGGCCGGACACTGGAACACTCTCTATCGTTTTAAACACCTTGCCACAGGAAGTTACCTGGCAGCTGAG GAAAATCCGGGTTACAAAGGTGACGCCGTTGAAATCCAGACGTCGGTGATCGACGATACG CAGGACAGTAGAATAAAACTGAAGCTTTTGGGCGAGAGGATCAAGTACAAGCTGTCGGCTATGCCACATGGGAATGACATTGGCTCTTTGTTTGAGCTAGACCCCACAACTCTGCAGAAAACAGACTCCTTTGTGCCAAG GAATTCGTATGTGCGCCTCAGACACCTATGCACCAACACGTGGATGCAGAGTACCAACGTGCCCATAGATATAGATGAGGAGAGACCTATTAGACTCATG CTGGGCACCTGTCCTACCAAAGAGGATAAGGAGGCCTTTGCCATCGTGTCAGTGCCAGTGATGGAGATCCGGGACCTGGACTTTGCCAACGATGCCAGTTTCATGTTGAGCACCGTAGTGGACAGGTTTAATGAGGGATTTATCAGCCCCAATGACAGAAG gtttgcCATTAAGCTGCTAGAGGATCTGGTGTTCTTTGTGGTGGACACGCCCAACAGCGGTCAGGTTGTGCTAGATGTGGTGATGACCAAGGTCaaccgagagagacagaaactCATGAGGGAACAAAACATCCTCAAACAG ATCTTTGGGATCCTGAAGGCCCCGTTCAAGGATAAAGGGGCAGAAGGCCCATTTCTGCGATTGGAGGAGCTGTCAGACCAGAAGAATTCCCCCTACCAGTACATGTTTCGCCTCTGTTACCGGGTGCTGCGACATTCACAGCAGGATTACCGCAAGAACCAG GAGCACATAGCCAAGCAGTTTGGGTTGATGCAGTCTCAGATTGGCTATGACATCCTGGCTGAGGACACCATCACTGCCCTGCTGCACAACAACCGCAAGCTGCTGGAGAAACACATCACTAAGAAGGAGGTGGAGACCTTCGTTAGCCTGGTCCGCAAGAACAGGGAACCCAG GTTTCTGGACTACTTGTCAGATCTTTGTGTGTCCAATAACGTGGCCATTTCTGTAACTCAGGAGTTGATCTGTAAGTGTGTGCTGGATCCCAGGAACCAAGACATTCTCATCAAGACTGA ACGGCGCGTGCCCAAAGAGATGCCCCATGCCACTGAATTCATGGGCATGGAGGAGTATGCTGACGATGATGAGGTGTGGCTGGTCTGGACTGACAAGACCAATGAGAAGCAAGAGAAGGGCATCAGACAGCTAGCCCAGGAGGCCAGACAGGGGAACGCTCATGACGAGAACGTGCTCAGATACTATAG GTACCAGCTGAAGCTGTATGCTCGGATATGTCTGGACCGCCAGTACCTGGCCATAGGTGAGATCTCTAAGCAGCTGGATGTGGAACTCATCTTCCTGTGTATGATGGACGAGACGCTGCCCTTTGACCTCAGAGCCTCCTTCTGCAGACTCATGCTGCACACGCACGTCGACCGAGACCCTCAGGAGCTGGTGACCCCTGTCAAGTTTGCACGTCTGTGGACAGAGATCCCAACCTCCATCACAATTAAAGA TTATGATTCCAACATGGATGACTTGCGGGACAATAAGAAGAACAAGTTTGCCAACACCATGGTGTTCATGGAGGAGCACCTCAACAACATCCTCAATGACGACCTGCCTTTCGCTGACGAGGACAAGAACAAACTCACCTATGAG gtggtgagccTGGCCAGACACCTCATCTACTTCGGCTTCTACAGTTTCTTTGAGCTGCTGAGGTTGACACGCACTCTTCTGGGAATCATTGACTGTATTCCCAACCCTTCCCTTCACCCTGTGCTACAGGACGATGGCAGCG GAAAGAACATGAAGCGTTCCATCCATGGCGTGGGTCAGATGATGTCCACCATGGTACTGACCAGGAAACAGTCCATGTTAGGAGGTCCAGGGAGGGGTGTTTCCATTATAGAAGGACCGAACCGCAGCAAGGACAGCATCGGCAAACAGGACATCACCGTCATGGACACCAAGTTGAAAATACTGGAAATCCTGCAG TTTATCCTGAATGTCCGCCTGGACTACCGGCTCTCCttcctgctgtctgtcttcaAGAAGGAGTTTGTTGATGTTTATCCCATGGCAGATGCCGATGCTACAACATCAATGGAGCAAGCAG CCACCATCAACCTGCAGCACATAGGAGATCAGGCAGAGGCCATGTTTGGTGTGGG GAAGGGTAACAGCATACTAGAGGTGGATGATGAGGGAGGTCGAATGTTCTTGAGGGTGTTGATTCACCTCACCATGCATGATTACCCTCCACTGGTGTCTGGGGCCCTCCAGCTGCTCTTCAAGCACTTCAGCCAGAGACAGGAGGTGCTGCACACCTTTAAACAG GTCCAGTTGCTGATCTCGGGGCAGGATGTTGATAACTACAAGCTGATAAAGAGTGATCTTGACCTTCTCCGCACCATGGTGGAGAAGTCTGAGCTCTGGGTGGACAAGAAGAGTGGctctggaggaggggaggggaagaaagaCAAGGACAAAAATGAAAATGTAGAG ATGGACTTAGAGGATGTGACCCTGAAGAAAGAGCAGTCGGATAAGAGCAATGAGAACTACCAgaaagtcagagag ATCATGGAGCGTCTGAATAAGATGTGCAGCACGGGGGTGTGGAAGAAGCAGCAGAGGCTCCTGAAGAACATGGGAGCCCACAAAGTGATGCTGGACCTGCTGCAAGTGTCATACGATCAG CATGACACCAAGATGCAAGGGATCATCAGGTGCACTCACCTGTTCCTGCAGAAGTTCTGCATGGGGAACCTGGAGAACCAGGTGCTGCTTCATAAGAACCTCAGCCTCTTCCTGAACCCAGGA ctcATGGAGGCTGAGACGGTTCAGCACATCTTCAGTAATAACTACCAACTGTGTACAGAGATCAGCGAGAACGTGCTGCAGCACTTCGTCCACTGCCTGGCCACTCACGGACGCCACGTCCAGTACCTCAACTTCCTGCACACCATCATCAAGGCCGAGGGGAAGTATGTGAAGAAGTGTCAGGACATGATCATGACTGAG TTAACCAACGCCGGTGAGGATGTGGTGGTGTTTTATAATGACAAGGCGTCATTTTCCACCATGCTGGAGCTGATGGCAGAGTCCAGGGAGGGGGTTCAGGAGCACAGCCCCCTGCGCTACCACATCTCTCTGGTGGAGCTGCTATCTGCCTGCGCTGAGGGAAAGAACGTTTACACAGAGATCAAATGTACCTCGCTGCTGCCCCTAGAGGACGTGGTGAGAGTGGTCACACACGAGGACTGTATCACAGAG gtGAAGGTTGCCTATGTGAACTTTGTGAATCACTGCTACGTAGACACAGAGGTAGAGATGAAGGAGATTTACACCAGCAACCACATCTGGAAACTGTTTGAGGACTTCATCGTGGACATGGCCAGG GTGTGTAACAAGAGAGAGAAGCGTCTGACTGACCCAATCCTGGAGAAGTACATCATCAATGTGGTGTTTGACACCATCAATGCCTTCTTCAGCTCCCCCTTCTCTGAAAACAGCACCTCTCTACAG acccaccacaccacagtaacgcAGCTGCTCCAGTCTAGCATGCGTCTGCTGGAATGTCCCTGGCTGCAGCAGCAACACAGAGGCCTGGTGGAGACCTGCATCCGTACCCTGGCTCTGACAG CGAAGAACCGCTCCATATCCCTGCCCCTGGACCTGGAGTCTCAGATCACCACCATGCTGAGCAGCAGTTCCCTCAACTCTCTGTCCCGCTCCAACTACAAGAGCTCCAGCCGCTCCACCCGCCCCTCTGCCCCCAACAACCCCTGGGACTACAAGAACATCATTGAGAAGCTGCAG GACATCATCGGGACTCTGGAGCAGCGTCTGAAGCCGCTGTTGAACGCAGAGCTGTCTGTTCTGGTGGATGTCCTGCAGAAGCCTGAACTCCTCTTCCTGGAGGGAACGGATGCACGGCAACGCTGTGAATCAGGAGGCTTCATCTCCAA ACTGATTCAGCACACGAAAGCCCTGATGAACTCTGACGAGAAGCTCTGTATCAAGGTTCTGAGGATTCTGCAGGAGATGCTCATACGTACACTGGGCTTTGACGAGAAG GGGATTGCACTGAGGAAGGTGCTGCTACAGAACTACCTGTTCACCAACAAGAAGAACAACAAGGCAGAGCTGGTTGAACTTGGAGCAACAG GTGCTGAGCAGGAAAGGGACTGGGTGGCTGTAGCTGCTGTTCAGTGTCATCTGGACAGGGAGGGTGGGACGAAGCTCTTCACCGACCTCATAATGAGTACCAAGAACAACAAGATTTTCCAGGAGAGCATCCAGATGGCCATATGTCTGATGGAGGGGggcaacacagagatacag AACTCCTTCTACAAGCTGATGATGGGGGACAACAAGTCAGAGAAATTCTTCAAGGTCCTCCACGACCGGATGATAAACGCCCAGATGGACATCAAGGCCAACGTATCAGTCAGCGTGGGAGAGATGACTAACAAAGACCTTCAGACTG GCTCTGATGGGTCGGTTCTACCTGGCTCCGTTGTCCCGGCCTCGGAGTCTGATCagcaagagacagagatgggCCCTGCAGTTATCATCATGAAACCCATCCTACGCTTCCTCCAGCTGCTCTGTGAGAATCACAACCAGGACCTACAG AACTTCCTGCGCTGCCAGAACAACAAGACCAACTACAACCTGGTGTGTGAGACACTGCAGTTTCTGGACGTCATGTGTGGCAGCACCACAGGAGGCCTGGGCCTGCTGGGCCTCTACATTAACGAGAGCAACGTGGACCTCATCACCCAGACCCTGGAGACGCTCACAGAGTACTGCCAGGGCCCCTGCCACGAGAACCAG ACCTGTATAGTGGCCCATGAGTCCAACGGCATCGACATCATCACAGCCCTCATACTGAATGACATCAGTCCTCTGTGTTGTTACCGCATGGAGATGGTGCTGCAGCTCAAG GACAACGCCTCCAAGCTGCTGCTAGCTCTGATGGAGAGTCGCCATGACAACGAGAATGCAGAGAGGATACTGTTTAACCTCCGACCTCGGGAACTG GTAGAGGTGATAAAGAAAGCCTATCAGCAGGAGAGTGAGTGTGAAGTTGGAGTGGTGTCACCTCAAGAGGTCGGCCACAACATTTACATCCTGGCACTTCAG CTGGCGAGGCACAATAAGATCCTGCTCAATCTGCTGAAACCTGCAAAGAGGACCGAAGCGGGAGAGGAGGGTATATCCTCGATG CTGAACCTGAACAACAGACCACTCTCTCAGATGTTGAAATCTACGGTGCCGTTGGAGATCGAGGAGCAGGACCCACTGGAGTTCTATGACCAACACACTTCACAGATAGAG ATTGTGCGTGAGGACCGCAGCATGGAGCAGATCGTGTTCCCCATTCATCCCATCTGTGAGTTCCTGATGGAGGAGTCCAAGTTCCGTGTGTTCAACACCACTGAGCAGGACGAGCAGGGCAGCAAGGTCACACACTTCTTCCAACAGGCCTCCTTCCTCCACAACGAGATGGAATGGCAGAAGAAGCTCCGCA GTATGCCGGTGCTGTTTTGGTTCTCTCGCAGGATGAGCACCTGGGGCAGCATCTCCTTTAACCtggccgtcttcatcaacctcaTCATCGCGTTTTTCTACCCCTACGACTCAGGCCAAG GTGCGATAGACGACTCAATGCTGTCCATGCTGTTCTGGGGCTTCCTGGGTCTGTCTGTCATGGGAATGTTCTCCCAGGGTTACGGCCTCAGGCCCTTCACCGTGGCCCTTATACTGCGCTCCATCTACTACTTTGGCATCGGTCCCACTCTCATCCTACTGGGAACCCTCAAT CTGATAAATAAGATAGTGTTTGTGGTGAGCTTTGTGGGCAACAACGGGACATTTATCATGGGCTACCGTGCGATGGTGATGGACGTGGAGTTCCTGTATCACCTGGCCTATGTTCTGACCAGCACCCTGGGCCTCTGTGTCCACGAGCTGTTCTACAGCTTCCTG ctgtttgATCTGATCTACCGAGAGGAGACGCTGTTCAACGTGATAAAGAGTGTGACCAGGAATGGGCGCTCCATCCTGCTCACTGCCCTGCTGGCCATCATCCTGGTCTACCTGTTCTCCATCGTGGGCTTCCTCTGCCTCAAGAATGACTTCATCATGGAGGTGGACCCACTGCCTCAGATAACCTCAG GGCGACATGGCAATGAGGAGGCATCCCAAGACTTTCTGAACACCTGCAGTAGAGATGGAGTCAGCTGCACTGCCAAGGCAGGACTCCTTGCTGAACTTGAGG CAGAGGAGAACAATTCGGAGCGGGCCTGTGACACTCTGCTCATGTGCATTGTCACTGTGCTGAACCATGGCTTGAGGAACGGTGGAGGGGTGGGAGACGTGCTACGCAGGCCCTCCAAAAAC GAGACACTGTTCCCAGCCCGCGTCATCTACGATCTCCTCTTCTACTTCATTGTCATCATCATCGTACTCAACTTGATCTTTGGTGTCATCATCGACACCTTCGCTGACTTGCGTAGTGAGAAACAGAAGAAAGAGGAGGTCCTCAAGACCACCTGCTTCATCTGTG GTCTGGAGAGGGACAAGTTTGACAATAAAACGGTGTCTTTTGAGGAGCACATAAAGTTGGAACACAACATCTGGAACTACCTGTATTTCATCGTGCTTGTTCGCGAGAAGAACAACACGGACTACACTGGACCAGAGAGTTATGTGGCCCTCATGATAAAG AGTAAGAACCTGGACTGGTTCCCCCGCATGCAGGCCATGTCCCTGGTGGTGACAGATGGAGACGCTGACCAGAACGAGATGAGGAACCTGCAGGACAGACTGACGTCCACTATGAACGTGGTCAGCCAACTCACAGGACAGCTAACAGAGCTCAAAGAGCAG ATGACGGATCAGAGGAAGAGGCGGCAGCGGCTGGGCTTTGTGGATGTCCAATCAGGAGGAGGAGCTGGTGCTGCTAGCATGTCCCCTAGTGTTGCTGGAGGAAACCATCCGATGTCCAACAAACCCTGA